A single region of the Ancylobacter novellus DSM 506 genome encodes:
- a CDS encoding peroxiredoxin-like family protein, which translates to MTLQDKLDAMRDDFENGRFPLVPTRAQLQTMQRATQALIDSGQAENALRAGDRAPEFMLQDANGDSVSSRALLARGALVATFYRGVWCPYCNYDLQALEEVRAEVEVRGASLAALSPQTLANSRKSQRDTKLGFPILSDPGAAVAAEFGLRFALPNDLIEVYRQFGNDLPKINDDPAWVLPMPARYVIGMDGMIAYAEVNPDYTQRPDPAELLPVLNGLRARTQA; encoded by the coding sequence ATGACACTCCAAGACAAGCTCGACGCTATGCGCGACGACTTCGAGAACGGACGTTTTCCGCTCGTGCCCACCCGCGCCCAACTGCAGACGATGCAGCGCGCGACCCAGGCGCTGATCGACAGCGGACAGGCCGAGAACGCCTTAAGGGCCGGCGATCGGGCGCCGGAATTCATGCTCCAGGATGCGAACGGCGACAGCGTCAGCTCGCGCGCCTTGCTGGCGCGCGGAGCGCTTGTCGCGACCTTCTATCGCGGCGTCTGGTGCCCCTACTGCAACTACGATCTGCAGGCTCTGGAAGAGGTCCGCGCCGAGGTCGAAGTTCGCGGCGCCAGCCTCGCGGCCCTGTCGCCCCAGACCCTGGCGAACAGCCGAAAGTCACAGCGTGACACCAAACTCGGTTTCCCGATCCTGAGCGATCCCGGCGCCGCCGTCGCCGCCGAATTCGGCCTGCGTTTCGCGTTGCCGAACGACCTGATCGAGGTCTATCGGCAGTTCGGCAACGACCTGCCGAAGATCAATGATGACCCGGCCTGGGTGCTGCCGATGCCCGCGCGCTACGTGATCGGGATGGACGGCATGATCGCCTATGCCGAGGTCAATCCCGACTACACGCAGCGACCCGATCCGGCCGAACTACTGCCGGTGCTCAATGGCCTGCGCGCCCGCACCCAAGCCTGA
- a CDS encoding LysR family transcriptional regulator, whose amino-acid sequence MTVFVRVAEGGSLSRAARELNLSQPSVSRIVGGLEARLGTTLLLRTTRSISLTEAGALYLERARYLLAEMEEAEQATRGVDSLHGVVRLAMPVLYGARAVIPALAPFLSRHPDLRVEIIMTDARQNLVVDGVDVSIRLGVGPLDDSTFGARKLAQVERLVVAAPAYLSSRGEPATPAELAGHDCIIQQGVFFGRESWRFAHGHTVTSVDLSAKLWINSAPGVLAAAVAGLGVALATRVMAGEELRSGQLVQLLGHYRLEPAEVYAVFPAGPKPSAKVRAIVDHLGAALERSGQAFSPAPPRQA is encoded by the coding sequence ATGACCGTCTTCGTGCGCGTGGCCGAGGGAGGCAGCCTTTCGCGAGCGGCGCGCGAGCTGAACTTGTCGCAGCCCTCGGTATCACGGATCGTCGGTGGGCTGGAGGCGCGGCTGGGCACGACGCTGCTGCTGCGCACGACCCGCAGCATATCCCTGACTGAAGCCGGCGCCCTGTACCTGGAGCGTGCGAGATATCTGTTGGCGGAGATGGAAGAGGCTGAGCAGGCGACCCGAGGGGTCGACTCGCTGCACGGCGTCGTCCGCCTCGCCATGCCGGTGCTCTATGGCGCGCGAGCGGTCATCCCGGCGCTGGCGCCGTTCCTGTCTCGGCATCCGGACCTTCGGGTCGAAATCATCATGACCGACGCGCGACAAAACCTCGTAGTGGACGGGGTCGACGTCTCCATACGCCTGGGCGTCGGGCCGCTCGACGACTCCACCTTCGGCGCGCGCAAGCTGGCCCAGGTCGAGCGGCTGGTGGTCGCGGCGCCGGCCTATCTCTCTTCACGCGGCGAGCCGGCCACTCCCGCTGAACTCGCCGGGCACGATTGCATCATCCAGCAGGGCGTTTTTTTCGGTCGCGAAAGCTGGCGCTTTGCGCACGGTCACACCGTCACGTCCGTCGATCTGTCGGCGAAGCTCTGGATCAACTCGGCGCCCGGCGTCCTGGCGGCGGCGGTCGCTGGCCTAGGCGTCGCGCTGGCGACCCGCGTCATGGCTGGAGAAGAACTGCGCAGCGGCCAGCTTGTACAACTGCTGGGCCACTATCGGCTCGAGCCCGCCGAAGTCTACGCTGTCTTTCCAGCGGGACCGAAGCCGTCAGCGAAAGTCCGGGCCATCGTGGATCACCTCGGTGCGGCGCTCGAAAGATCCGGCCAAGCATTCTCGCCCGCTCCGCCGCGCCAAGCGTGA
- a CDS encoding recombinase family protein, with amino-acid sequence MASQASEGWVLLKDRYDDGGLSGGTLERPALQRLLTDIAASKVDIVVVYKVDRLTRSLLDFARLVEALDKTGTSFVSITQSFNTTTSMGRLTLNMLLSFAQFEREVTAERIRDKLAASKARGMWMGGTPPLGYEPNGRSLAIVEEHADLVRSIFQLYLDLGTVRAVCDELDRRGIAKPLRLSKAGKEHGGRPFGRGELYALLSNPIYIGRIQHKGVLHQGLHPAIIDPPVWDAVQQQLKDQRTGERHIRSAAHRSLLVGKLVDGDGQPLVASHASKGARRYRYYVSRDLQLGGKDAKANGLRIPAAEIEQLVCARLAERLDDPVALIEQINPGLSLPDSISNIIAICRDTVAVLRGADHPAIAQLIASVVERIEVRPDGITIKLDRNNIAASLNINASAEDAQPIEIAIAVKLKRASFALRLVLPNGNAALPQTDDRLLKVIATAREWWKQLMADPKLRIADLAAANAVTESWVTRVLRLAFLDPAIVQQIISGTAPVALTFDSLRAPDAVPALWSAQRALHQISITR; translated from the coding sequence GTGGCGAGCCAGGCCAGCGAAGGCTGGGTACTGCTGAAGGACCGCTACGATGATGGCGGCTTGTCCGGCGGCACGCTGGAGCGTCCCGCGCTCCAGCGCCTGCTGACGGATATCGCAGCGAGCAAGGTCGACATCGTCGTCGTCTACAAGGTCGACCGTTTGACCCGTTCGCTGCTCGACTTCGCCAGGCTGGTCGAAGCGCTCGACAAGACCGGCACCTCCTTCGTCTCCATCACCCAGTCCTTCAACACCACTACCAGCATGGGGCGGCTGACGCTGAACATGCTGTTGTCCTTTGCGCAGTTCGAGCGCGAGGTCACCGCCGAGCGCATTCGCGACAAGCTGGCGGCGTCCAAGGCGCGCGGCATGTGGATGGGAGGCACCCCGCCGCTGGGCTATGAACCGAATGGCCGCAGCCTCGCCATCGTCGAGGAGCATGCCGATCTCGTGAGGTCGATTTTCCAGCTCTATCTCGACCTCGGCACCGTCCGCGCTGTCTGCGACGAGCTGGATCGCCGCGGCATCGCGAAGCCCCTCCGGCTCTCGAAGGCTGGCAAGGAACATGGGGGACGGCCCTTCGGCCGCGGCGAGCTCTATGCCCTGCTCTCCAACCCGATCTATATCGGCCGTATCCAGCACAAGGGCGTGCTCCATCAAGGCCTGCATCCGGCAATCATCGATCCGCCGGTCTGGGACGCCGTCCAGCAACAGCTCAAGGACCAGCGCACCGGCGAGCGCCACATCCGGTCGGCCGCGCATCGCAGCCTGCTAGTCGGCAAGCTGGTCGATGGGGATGGACAGCCGCTTGTTGCCTCCCACGCCAGCAAGGGCGCCCGGCGCTACCGCTATTATGTCAGCCGCGATCTGCAGCTGGGCGGCAAGGATGCCAAAGCCAACGGACTGCGTATTCCGGCAGCGGAGATCGAGCAGTTAGTCTGCGCCCGCCTGGCCGAGCGGCTCGATGATCCGGTCGCGCTGATCGAGCAGATCAATCCGGGCCTTTCGCTTCCCGACAGCATCAGCAACATCATCGCCATCTGCCGCGACACGGTGGCCGTCCTGCGCGGTGCTGATCACCCCGCCATCGCACAGCTGATCGCCAGTGTGGTCGAACGCATCGAAGTCCGACCCGATGGCATCACCATCAAGCTCGACCGCAACAACATAGCTGCTTCACTGAACATCAATGCCTCGGCTGAAGATGCTCAGCCGATCGAGATCGCCATAGCGGTCAAGCTCAAGCGCGCCAGCTTCGCGCTTCGTCTCGTTCTGCCGAACGGCAACGCTGCTCTCCCTCAGACCGACGATCGTCTGCTCAAGGTCATCGCCACGGCTCGCGAATGGTGGAAGCAGCTCATGGCCGATCCCAAGCTGCGCATCGCCGACCTCGCCGCCGCCAATGCCGTGACCGAATCCTGGGTCACCCGCGTGCTGCGTCTCGCCTTCCTTGATCCTGCGATCGTCCAGCAGATCATCTCCGGCACCGCGCCTGTCGCTCTCACCTTCGACAGCCTGCGCGCTCCCGATGCCGTTCCCGCACTCTGGTCCGCCCAGCGCGCGCTGCACCAGATCAGCATCACCCGCTAA
- a CDS encoding tyrosine-type recombinase/integrase, whose translation MALKLVRRAGTPNWYVRGTLLGTTIIRSTKETELQHAKKRLREIEADIRSLRDRTFKEIADAYLADGASARFIEPIVSKLGRVRARTLRQDVVDEAAKKIYPKVTSETLNRQFYTPFIAIWNFAARKEWVHSRTWARPRKPRQGTLVRRVVSRAGTVPTSYDRAVEFVAAMSPGPAMLMTALFYTGMRPIEMLGLDAASVNVEERWITLLSTKTGEPRGVPMHEFLVPLFQALAGRAGAVFRSPKGQPYTPKDEGGGQLKSSVGGARRRSGINGISPYTGRHTVSTQLVVNGVHPHIKDQILGHAVDDMSRHYTHVPQQPLIDAINTLPVPQAWRDLPWWEDPLKWQRRMVEGTGRRTDLGY comes from the coding sequence GTGGCGCTCAAATTGGTTCGCCGTGCGGGCACCCCGAACTGGTACGTTCGCGGCACTCTCCTGGGCACCACGATTATCCGCTCGACCAAAGAGACGGAGCTGCAGCACGCAAAGAAGCGGCTTCGGGAAATCGAGGCCGACATCCGCAGCCTCCGGGACCGAACCTTCAAGGAGATCGCTGACGCATACCTCGCAGACGGCGCCTCGGCCCGCTTCATCGAACCAATCGTGAGTAAGCTCGGCCGCGTTCGGGCGCGAACGCTCCGCCAAGACGTTGTCGACGAGGCCGCTAAGAAGATCTATCCCAAGGTCACAAGCGAAACGTTGAACCGGCAGTTCTACACGCCCTTCATCGCAATTTGGAATTTCGCGGCGCGTAAGGAGTGGGTGCATTCCCGAACCTGGGCTCGTCCACGGAAGCCCAGGCAAGGCACGCTAGTTCGGCGGGTTGTCAGCCGCGCTGGCACCGTGCCCACGTCCTACGACCGCGCTGTAGAGTTCGTCGCGGCCATGTCGCCTGGACCGGCGATGCTCATGACGGCGCTGTTCTACACCGGCATGCGGCCGATCGAGATGCTCGGGTTAGATGCCGCGAGCGTCAACGTCGAGGAGCGATGGATAACCCTACTCAGTACCAAGACGGGAGAGCCGCGGGGCGTGCCGATGCATGAGTTCCTCGTACCCCTGTTCCAGGCGCTCGCCGGTCGAGCCGGTGCCGTATTCCGTAGTCCCAAAGGGCAGCCGTACACGCCGAAGGATGAGGGCGGGGGTCAGCTGAAATCGTCCGTTGGTGGCGCCCGTCGCCGCTCCGGCATCAATGGCATCAGCCCCTACACGGGCCGACATACCGTCTCGACCCAGCTAGTGGTGAACGGCGTGCACCCGCACATCAAGGATCAGATCCTCGGCCACGCGGTGGATGACATGAGCCGGCACTACACCCATGTGCCGCAGCAGCCGCTCATCGACGCGATCAACACCCTGCCGGTGCCGCAGGCGTGGCGAGACCTGCCGTGGTGGGAAGACCCGCTGAAGTGGCAGCGCAGAATGGTGGAGGGTACGGGCAGGCGGACGGACTTAGGGTATTAG
- the tcmP gene encoding three-Cys-motif partner protein TcmP, with protein sequence MTEVDDSHEFGSEDVTETKLRLLEEYIQAFATALRGKFPRIWYIDAFAGTGSRTIRIGATDANMFGEAKEETVDRKRGSARIALDVQPHFDRLIFMEQRKKHYDALMELRQQHPQRDIFVLQGDANDIIQSQLHLADWRGTRAVIFLDPYGMNVDWKTLECIAATGAIDVWYLFSLSGLFRQAARNISGIDQHKRAAITRMLGTSEWESELYQREEVFTDLFGTESKHERQRIADVAGLERYVTRRLRTIFPMVLEPFALPPVRRPQIFSLYFALSNKDPKAIGLAKKIAGHILNSGKPSHSRSR encoded by the coding sequence ATGACTGAAGTAGATGACAGTCACGAATTTGGGTCCGAGGACGTCACAGAGACGAAGCTACGCCTCCTCGAGGAGTACATCCAGGCTTTTGCAACTGCGCTACGCGGAAAGTTTCCTCGCATCTGGTATATCGACGCCTTCGCAGGGACTGGCTCCCGAACGATAAGGATCGGTGCGACAGATGCCAATATGTTTGGTGAGGCGAAGGAGGAAACCGTCGACCGGAAGCGCGGATCGGCACGCATAGCTCTTGATGTTCAGCCCCATTTTGATCGACTCATCTTTATGGAGCAAAGAAAGAAGCATTACGATGCGCTCATGGAACTAAGGCAGCAGCATCCTCAACGGGATATATTTGTTCTACAGGGAGACGCCAACGATATTATTCAAAGCCAGCTACACCTCGCAGACTGGCGTGGCACCAGGGCAGTCATATTTCTGGATCCCTACGGGATGAATGTCGATTGGAAGACGCTTGAATGCATAGCGGCCACGGGTGCTATCGACGTATGGTATCTCTTCTCCCTTTCAGGGCTATTTCGACAAGCCGCTCGCAACATTTCCGGAATCGATCAGCACAAGAGGGCTGCAATTACCCGGATGCTGGGCACGAGTGAATGGGAGTCAGAGCTATATCAGCGGGAGGAGGTGTTCACCGATCTCTTTGGAACAGAGAGCAAGCACGAACGCCAGAGGATCGCGGATGTTGCCGGTTTGGAGCGATATGTTACCCGGCGGCTGAGAACCATATTTCCAATGGTTCTAGAGCCCTTCGCCCTTCCACCAGTTCGACGACCTCAGATATTTTCGTTGTATTTTGCTCTATCTAACAAAGACCCGAAGGCTATCGGCCTTGCAAAGAAAATAGCCGGTCATATCCTCAATTCTGGCAAGCCATCCCATTCTCGATCGCGATAG
- a CDS encoding DUF5131 family protein — protein MAETSIEWTDVTWNPVAGCSIMSAGCTNCYAMRMAARLEAMGVEKYKGLTRKSGGRAKWTGKLNLDYGALKAPLNWSKPRRVFVNSMSDLFHPDVPAAFVKEVWSVMADTPRHTYQILTKRPDRMAEILRTDGFDVLPNVWLGTSVEDDRVLHRLDELREVPAAVRFVSYEPLIGSVAGGSLRDIHWAIVGGESGPNARPMDPKWVDEIFDQCTDADAAFFFKQWGGRNKKATGRVYRDREWDGLPELRI, from the coding sequence ATGGCTGAAACTTCAATCGAGTGGACGGACGTCACGTGGAACCCGGTGGCCGGCTGCAGCATCATGTCTGCCGGTTGCACCAACTGTTACGCGATGCGCATGGCGGCCCGGTTGGAGGCTATGGGGGTCGAAAAATATAAAGGCCTGACCCGAAAGAGCGGCGGCCGCGCAAAATGGACCGGTAAGCTCAATCTGGACTACGGCGCGCTAAAGGCTCCCCTTAATTGGAGCAAGCCGCGGCGGGTCTTCGTGAACTCCATGTCCGACCTTTTTCATCCCGATGTACCTGCCGCCTTCGTCAAGGAGGTGTGGTCGGTGATGGCCGATACACCGCGGCACACTTACCAGATCCTGACCAAGCGACCCGACCGGATGGCGGAGATTCTCCGCACCGACGGGTTCGATGTCCTGCCCAACGTCTGGCTTGGGACAAGCGTAGAGGATGACCGCGTTCTTCATCGCTTAGATGAACTGCGTGAGGTTCCCGCTGCTGTTCGGTTCGTGTCGTACGAGCCGCTAATCGGTTCGGTGGCGGGCGGAAGCTTACGTGACATTCATTGGGCGATTGTCGGTGGCGAGTCAGGCCCCAACGCTCGCCCCATGGACCCCAAATGGGTCGACGAGATTTTCGACCAATGCACCGACGCTGATGCGGCGTTCTTCTTCAAGCAATGGGGTGGAAGGAACAAGAAAGCGACGGGCCGGGTCTATCGCGATCGAGAATGGGATGGCTTGCCAGAATTGAGGATATGA